The Comamonas testosteroni genome contains the following window.
CCGCCGATACCCAGGCGCTGATGCAGAACTTCTCTGTGGTCCGCCCACGCTTCAGCCAGAACGGCGGAGAGACCCTGTACCAGGCCATCTGCCAGGGGTGCCACATGGTCAAGGGCGAAGGTGCCAAGGGCGCGGGCTTCTACCCGGCGCTGGCCTCCAACCCCAAGCTGGCAGCCGCTGCCTACCCGGCCTCGGTTGTCATGAACGGCCTGCACGGCATGCCGTCCTTTGCCAGCAAGCTGTCCGATGAGCAGATTGCCGACGTCGTGAACTATGTGCGCAGCAACTTCGGCAATCAGTACCCGGACAAGCTGTCTGCCGCCGACGTCAAACCCTTTCGCATCACCCCATAAATCCATTCAGGAGATCACATGAGCATCCCATCCATCTTCAAGACCGCAACCACTGCCGCCCTGCTGGGCGCTGCAGTCCTGCTCACCGGCTGCGCAGCCACCACCTCCGGCGGTGGCGATGTCCTGCGTTACAAGACACCGGGCTCGACCTTCCCCATCGCCGCAGCCGTGGAAATTCCCACCGATGCCCGCACTGTCTACCTCTCGGGCAAGGTACCGCCCGTGGTGGACAAATCCAAGCCCGCCGGCGATCCTGCTGCCTATGGCGGCGACACCGAAGGCCAGACCGTGGCCATCCTCAAGGGCCTGGAAGAGCAGCTCAAGGGCATGAATCTCGGCATGAGCGATGTGGTGAAGATGCAGGTCTTCCTGGTGGCCGATCCCGCCAAGGGCAACAAGATGGACTTTGCCGGCTTCATGCGTGGCTACACCCAGTTCTTTGGCACGGCTGCCCAGCCCAACCTGCCCGCACGTTCTGCCTTCCAGATTGCAGCCCTGGCCAACCCGGCCTGGTATGTGGAAATCGAGGTCGTGGCAGTGCGTGCCGCCAAGCCCGTCAAGTAAGTCACGCGCCGGCCTTGCATTCATCGCCGGCCCGGTCAGCGATGAATGTCGATTCCCGCGCTGCTCAGTGGGAGGGGAAGCCCGTTTCCTGCTGGGCGCTGCGCGTATCGAGCGCCAGGAAATGGTGAACCACGGGCTTGTCCGGCCCCTGGTGGTAGCGCAAAGCGGCGGCCTGCAGATCGGCGTCGGCCTTGGACACGCGACCATGCTGGCGCAGGTGCTCGGCCCAGGACTCGACCAGGAACCACTCGATCACCCGGCCCGGCTCGCCGGTGTGCTCGGCCACGCCCCAGGCATAAGCCCCATCGCGACGGCGCTCCTCGGCCACTTGCTGCATGGCCTGGAAAAAGGCGGTCAGGTCTTGATGCGCAATCCGGTACTCGATCTGAATCATGACCGGGCCGCGGTCGTGGGCCACGGGTTCAGCCAGCAGGGGCTCGGGCCAGTGGTTGGACGGCTGCAGATCGGCCTCGCCAGTGGGCAGCTTCACGCGGTGGAAAACCAGGGACACCAGCACCAGGCCAACGGCTCCGATCAGCAGCGTGACCGGCAGGCCCAGCAGGCCGGCGATCAGACCCCAGCCCAGACTGCCCAGCGCCATGGCGCCGTTGAACACCATCAGGTAGATGGCGAGACCCCGGCCGCGCACCCAGTTCGGCAGCACCGCCTGGGCCACGCCGTTGAGCGTGGTCAGCGCAACAATCCAGCCCAGACCCAGCACCAGCATCAGCGCCACTGCAGCCCACTGGGGCGGCGCCAGGCTCAGCACTGCCATCACCACGGCAGTAACCACCGAGGCCAGCAACACCAGACCGTCGGTATCGAGGCGCTTGCGCAGCTTGGGCAGCAGCACGGCACCCAGGATGGCACCGGCACCCACTGCACCCAGCATCACGCCATAAAAACCGGCCGTGCCGCCCAGCATGCGGCGCGCCACCAGGGGCAGCAAGGCCCAGACCGAGCTGGCGAACAGGAAGAACACAGCGGCGCGCAGCAGCACCACATGCAGTTCGCGGCTGGCACGGGCATAGCGCACACCGGCCCGGAAGGCGCCAAAGAACTGCTCGTTGAGCGCCGAGGCCTCGGCCTTGGGACGCTTCCACCAGATGAGGGCAGCGATCACGAACACATAGCTGAGCACGTCGAGACCGTATGCCGCTGCGGCGCCGAAACTGGCCAGCAGCAGACCACCGGCGGCCGGGCCGATGGCACGGGCGATGTTGATGCCCAAGGAATTCAGGGCCACAGCGCTCTTGAGTTCGCTGCGCGGCACCAGCTCGGGCACGATGGACTGCCAGGTCGGCCCCATGAGGGCGGCACCGATGCCGCCGACAAAGGTCAGGGCCACCAGGTATTCCACCGTGAGGGTGTTGGTCTGGGCCAGCACCAGCAGCGTGCCGCTCACGGCTCCCAGCAGCACCTGCACGGCGATCAGGAAGCGGCGACGGTCCAGGATGTCGGACAGCACGCCGGCCGGGATGGCCAGCAGAAAGACCGGCAGCGTGGCCGCCGTCTGAATCATGGCGACGGCCGTGGGGCTGGACGAGAGTTCGGTCACCATCCAGGCGCTGGCCACATCGCGCATGAAGCTGCCGATATTGCCCAGCACAGTGGCGGCCCACAGCACGGCAAAGACGGGAATGGCCAGGGGTGCGAAGCTGCCCGAGGCGTTTTTTCTGTTATCCGGCATGCGAGCCTCCGAGATCGTGCCAGGCGACGAGCAACATGCCGCCGACCAAGCCCCAGTGTTCAAAAAATGCGTTGGCAGCACGCTGGCGCTCGGCCTGCGGCGCTGCCCAGAAGCGGTCTGCCAGCAAGGCCGCCAGCACGGTGAATCCGGCCAGGGCCAGAGCCCCCAGCCAGCGGTACCAGCCCGTAAGGATCAGGGCCGAGGCCGCCAGCTGCAGCACCAGAGCGGCGGCTGCGATGGGTGCGGCCGGGGTCAGGCCCAGGGCCTTCACCTCGGCTACAGCCCCGCGGAAATCCCGGGCCTTGTACCAGCCACCCTGCAGGTAGGCCACACACAGGCACAGCAGGGCCAGCGACTGCACCCAGGGGGCGGTGGCTGCAGCGCGCAGCGCCTCACCCATGTCACACCGCCCAGCAGGCGCAGCCCAGCGCGCCCCAGAAGCCCTTGAGATCGGCCACGGGCAGCTTGCTGCTCCAGGCCGTGGCATGGGCATGCCCGTGCAGATTGCAGTTGCTGGCGCAGCCGCAGCTGGCAGCGGCGTTGCGCATCACGGACTGCAGCGGCGCGCCTTCCTGCACTCCCCAGGCGCCGTAGCCCTTGAAGGTGCGCACGGGGGACCAGTCAGGCATGGCCAGGGGCGGGGCCGATTCATCGAAGTCGGCGAAGGCGCCGACGCCGTAGACCACCTTGCCACCCACCACGGTGAGCAGGGCCGATGTGTCGGCAATGTCGGACTCGGGGCAGGCGAAGAAGTCGCGGTCGGGCACGATCAGGTCGGCCAGCTGGCCCACCTGGATGCGGCCTTTCTTGCCCTGTTCGTTGCTGAACCAGGTCACGTTTTCGGTCCACATGCGCAGCGCCTGGTCGCGGCTCAGGCAGTTGCGCTGGGGCGTGAGCTGCAGGCCGCCCACGGTCTTGCCCGTGATGAGCCAGGACAGCGAAACCCAGGGGTTGTAGCTGGCAACGCGGGTGGCATCGGTGCCGGCTGACACGTTGACGCCTTTTTCCAGCATGCGCTTGACGGGCGGCGTGGCCTCGGCCGCAGCGGCGCCATAGCGCTCGACGAAGTATTCGCCCTGGTAGGCCATGCGATGCTGCACTGCCACGCCACCGCCCAGGGCCGCAATACGGTCGATGGACTTCTCGGAAATGGTTTCGGCGTGGTCGAAGAACCAGTTCAGGCCGGCCAGGGGCGTGTCCTGGTTCACCTTCTCGAACACATTGAGCGCGCGGTCTATGGTCTCGTCGTAGGTGGCGTGCATGCGCCAGGGCCAGCGGTTCTGGGCGAGGATGCGCACCACTTCTTCGAGCTCGCCTTCCATGCCGGGCGCCAGCTCGGGCTGGGGCTGGCGGAAGTCCTCGAAGTCGGCGGCCGAGAACACCAGCATCTCGCCTGCGCCGTTGTGGCGGAAGTAGTCCGTACCCTGCTTGTACTGCGAAGTGGAGGTCCAGCGCAGAAAGTCGTCCTTCTCTTCCTTGGGCTTTTGCGTGAACAGGTTGTAGGCCAGGCGGATGGTGAGCTGGTCGGCATCGGCCAGCTCCTGAATCACGTCGTAGTCGTCGGGATAGTTCTGCATGCCGCCGCCAGCGTCAATGGCGCCGGTCACACCCAGGCGGTTGAGTTCGCGCATGAAGTGGCGTGTCGAGTTGACCTGGTAGTCGCGTGGCAGCTTGGGCCCCTTGGCCAGCGTGGCGTAGAGAATGGAAGCATTGGGTTTGGCCAGCAGCAGGCCCGTGGGGTTGCCGACGCTGTCGCGCAGGATCTGGCCGCCGGGCGGCTCGGGCGTGTCCTTGGTGTAGCCCACGGCACGCAGGGCGGCGGCATTGAGTAGGGCACGGTCGTACAGATGCAGGATGAAGACCGGGGTGTCGGGCGCCACGGCGTTCAGCTCGGCCAGCGTGGGCAGACGCTTTTCCACAAACTGGTGCTCGCTGAAGCCGCCTACCACGCGCACCCACTGGGGCGCAGGAGTCACATCCACCTGCGCCTTGAGCATGGCCATGGCATCGGCCAGGCTCTTCACGCCGTCCCAGCGCAGCTCCATGTTGAAGTTCAGGCCACCACGGATCAGATGCAGGTGGTTGTCGATCAGACCCGGCAGCGCACTGCGTCCGCCCAGATCGATGCGTTGGGTCCGCGCGCCGGCCAGGGGCAGGACTTCGCGGTCGCTGCCGACGGCACTGAAGCGCCCCTGGCTTACTGCCACGGCCGTGGCTGTGGGCTTGCTGCGGTCCAGCGTGGTGAAACGGCCGTTGAACAGGATCAGATCGGGGGTGGAGGGCTGGGTCATGGAGGTCTCCGGTGGTTCAGCGACGCGAAGAGTGCGCCAGATTTCGTAGCGAGCAGACCGAGATCGCATTGAGGACCGCTGCCGTACATGCGCACGGCGATAACCGAAGGTGCAAGATCGGTCTGCGCAGTAGAAAGATGATGTGCTCTTTTTAGCCTTCGTGGGCGCCGAACATGGTCTTGGCGTAGGTGATGCCGATGCCGTAGCCGCCACCCAGCTTCTTGGCGATGCCTGTGGTCATGTCATAAGTCTCGGTGCGGGCCCAGTCGCGCTGCATTTCCAGCAGGTATTGCAAGGACGTGATGGGCTGGGCACCGGCCTGGACCATGCGCTCCATGGCGCGGTTGTGGGCTTCGGTGGAGATGTCGCCGCAGGCATCGGCAATCACGAAGACCTCAAAGCCCTGGTCCAGCGCCGACAGGGCCGGTCCGACGATGCACACGCTGGTCCACAGGCCGGCCAGCACGATGCGGGGCTTGCCGATCTCGTTGACCTTGCGGATCACGGCCTCGTCTTCCCAGGTATTCATCGAGGTGCGATCCAGCAGGGACTGACCGGGGAAAGGCGCAGTCACTTCCTCGAACATGGGGCCGGAGAAACTCTTTTCTGCCACGGTGGTGAGGATGGTCGAGGCTCCGAAGCCGGCGGCAGCCGAAGCGACCAGGGCGGCGTTGGAGCGCAGTTGTACGGGGTCGATGGAGTGCGTGGCAAAGGCCATCTGCGACTGGAAGTCGATCATGATCAGCGTGTGGTCATGGGGGTTGAGCAGCTTGGCACCGGGCTTGGCGACGGCGATGGGACGGGCGTTGGCGTTGGCGTTGGTCATGGTGAAACTCCTGGGTAAAACGTGAGCGAGAGGCTGCAGGGGAAACAAGAAAGCAGAATGAAAACCGGGGTGTGAAAACTGTTGCTTACAAGGTGGGCAGTTCGCGGGGACGCAGATCAAAGACCAGCACCTCGGCACCTTCTCCCTGATCGAAGCGCAGGGCCCCGGCGTTGCGGATGCGGGCGCCGTCGCCTTCGGACAGACGCTCTCCGTTCACGCAGAGGCTGCCGCGGGCCACATGCACATAGACATGGCGCTCGGGCCCCACATCGAGTTCGGCGCACTCTTCACCGTCGAACAGCCCGGCATAGACCCGGGCGTCCTGGCGCACGGCCAGCGTGCCGTCCCGGCCTTCGGGGGCGATGATCAGGCGCAGGCGTCCGCGCTTGTCGGCATCGTCCACATGGACCTGCTGATAGCGTGGAGCGGCGCCACGCTCTGCGGGCACGATCCAGATCTGCAGAAAGTGCACCGGGTCCTGGGCCGAGTGATTGAACTCGCTGTGCTCCACACCGGTGCCGGCGCTCATCACCTGCACGTCGCCGGGACGGATCACCGAGCCCGTGCCCATGGAGTCCTTGTGCTCCAGGGCGCCATCGAGCACATAGGAGAAGATTTCCATGTCGCGGTGGCCGTGGGTGCCGAAGCCCTGACCGGGGGACACATGGTCGTCATTGATGACCAGCAGATCCGAAAACCCTTGCTGGTTGGCATCGCGGTAGTGGCCGAAGGAGAAGGTGTGGCGCGATTGCAGCCAGCCATGGTTGGCGCGACCGCGGTGGTTGGATGGGCGAACTTCAAGCATTTCTATCTCCTAGACAATCGATGGTGTTCACACTTCCTGCTGCTGGCCTGCCGGCCTTGTTTTGCTGCATTCCGTGTGGCGATGAATGAAGTATCCGCGGCCTGATATGCGGTCATGCTGAAAGAAAATCCTCTCAATCATCGATAATTTCGATGATTATTTTTCAGGCACCCCAATATGCTCAAACTCTCTCTGGAAGCCATCGAACTGGTGGACACCATTGCGCGCCATGGCTCGTTCGCCGGTGCGGCAGAGCGCCTGCACAAAGTACCGTCAACCATCTCCTATGCCGTGTCCAAGCTCGAGGAACAGCTGGGGCTGAACCTGTTTGTGCGCAACGGCCCGCGCGTCAGTCTCACGCCAGCGGGCGAGGAACTGCTCAAGGAAGGGCGCTGGCTGCTGGCGGCCGCGCGTCAGCTCGAATCTCGGCTGCGCCAGATCGCCACGGGCTTCGAGACCGAAGTGCGCCTGGTGCATGACTCGTTGATCCCCACCAGCGCCTTGGGCGCCGACATTCAGGCCTTCGAGGCGCTGAACAGCGGCACGCGTCTGCGCATCGGCAGCGAGACGCTGACCGGCACCTGGGAAGCCCTGCGCGAAGGCCGGGCCGACCTGATCGTGGCTGCGGGCGAAGGCCCGGCCGGCGGCGGCCACAAGGCCGTGGCCGTGGGCCAGCTCGATTTCGTGTTCTGCGTGACGGCCAGCCACCCGCTGGCGCGCCTGGGCCGGCCACTGGCGCGCAGCGACCTGCTGGAACACACCGCCGTGGTGGTGGGTGACGGCGCGCGCTCGCTGACCGACCGCACCGTGGGCCTGCTCACCGGCCAGCGACGCATCACCGTGCCGAGCATGCAGGCCAAGATCGAATGCCAGGCCGCCGGGCTGGGCCACGGCTTTGTGCCGCGCGCCTGCGTGCGTGTGGAGCTGGAGACCGGGGTGCTGGTGGAACTGGCGGTGGAAGAGCCGCGTCCGCCCGAAACCTTCTGGCTGGCCTGGCGCAGCGATGCCCGCGGCCGGGCCCAGCAATGGTGGCGCGAGCGCCTCAGCCGCCCACTGCTGCCCGGCATACTTCCCTACTGAAACGGCCCTGCAACGCAAGGAGGCAGGGCCGTGGTGATGTGAGCCGACGAGGTCTGCGGCAACGGTTCAAGCCATGCCCGGGACCTCGCGAAGCTCAGGGACGGGACTCTCAGTCCAGCTTCACGCCAGCCGTCTTGATGACCTCACCCCAGCGCTTGGCTTCGGTGCGTGCCATCTGGTGGAACTGCTCGGGCGTGCCGGGAAGGGCTTCCATGCCGAAGTCGGCCATGCGCTTGACCACATCGGGGTCCTTGAGGGCTTTTTGCAGGTCTGCATTGAGACGCTGCACGATGGCTGGCGGCAATCCCTTGGGACCCAGAATGCCCTGGAAGGCGTAGACCTCGGAATCCTTGAGACCCAGCTCGGCCAGCGTAGGCACGTTGGGAAGATTGGGCACGCGCTTGGCCGTGCCTATGGCCAGGGCCCGCACCTTGCCGGACTGAATCACGGGCAGGCCCGATGCCAGATCCAGGAACATGCAAGGCACCTGGCCGCCCATCACATCGGCCAGCGCGGGCGCGGCGCCCTTGTAGGGGATATGGGTCAGGCTGGTGCCGGTGCGGTTCTTGAACAGCTCCATGGCCAGATGGTGGGGCGAGCCATTGCCGGGCGAGGCGTAGTTGAGCTTGCCGGGGTTGGCCTTGGCATAGGCCAGGAATTCCTTGAAGTCCTTGGCTTCGAATGCGGGGTTGACCACCAGCGCCATGGGGAAGCGGCTGATGCCGCCCACATAGGTGAAATCCTTGTCGGGGCTGAAAGGCAGCTTGCTGAACAGGTGTTCGTTGAACGCCAGGATGGCGTTGTCGGCCGACATGATGGTGTAGCCATCAGGCTTGGCCGCAGCAACGAGCTGGCCGCCGATATTGGTCGAGGCGCCCGGACGGTTGTCCACCACGATGGTCTGGTTCAGCGTCTTGCGCATGGACTCGGCCACGGTGCGGGCCAGCACATCGGTGCCGCCTCCGGGTGGGTAGGGCACAACCCAGCGCACGGGGTTGGCAGGCCAGTCCTGCGCCATGGCGAAGGGGGATGCGGCAGCAGCCGAGCTGGCTGCCACGGCAGCCAGGAATTGACGACGATCCATCGTTTGTCTCCTTGAGGGTGATGTAGGGGGGTTGTGGAATGATTTTTGGACCCCGCCAGGCTGCCTTTTTCTATTAATTGATAGCTGCCTGCGCTTGTCTCTATTCGGTTTGAATCGGTTTTGACTCCGATTTCTGTATGGGTGGCAGTTTGAAGCTCACGCGCTCGACCTGATAGCCTTTCTGACGCAGCAGCTCGGGCAGCCCCATGGGCCCGACCATATGCAGTGCACCCACGGCAGCAAACACGGTCTTGCCCTGCTGGAGCTGACGAACAATGCCATCTGCCATGCCCGGATTGCGTCCATCCATGAGGCGCGCGTACTTGAGCCGATCACGCTCGGTCTTGATGCAGTCGCACCAGTCGGCATAGTTCTCCAGCTGTTTTTCGTTGCCGCTGGCCCAGATATTCGCCAGTTGCTGCAGGATTTCCGGAGCCTTGGGGTCATCAAGCTGGTCCAGCCCGTCGCGCACGCTTTCCTGCACCTCCAAGGGATCGTCGGAAAGCAGCTCCTCGAGCTGGGTCTGCGCCGACTCCAGCCCCACCACAGGCTTGTGCAACGCATGGGCCATGCCTGCCAGCAGCAGATCGGCGCCAAACTCGGCCACCAGTCCCTGCTTGCGGCCCAGTTGGCTGACCAGGCCCAGCAGTTGGGCGTCCGGACGTTGTGTGCTCAGATGCTCGGCACAGGCCTGCTTTCGATGCTGCGCCAGCCGGGCCTCCAGCTCTGCGGGCAGCGCAGGGGCGTCGACACGGGCCTGGAAGCCTTCAATCAACTGCTGCATGACCTGCGGATTCAGCACATCGAGCTCCAGCGCCAGCAGGTCCACCCCGTACATGGAGCGCACGATGGTGCGACCGGGCAGGATCCACTCCCGCTTGCCCACATGCAAGGTGCCGTAAAGCCAGCTGGTGCGCTCGCCGTCCTGCACGCGCCAGAGCAGGCCCCTATCCTGCACATGGGGGGCCATGGCCTGCACTTCGGCCGGTGTTGGCGGGCTGAACGGCGGCGGGCAACTGGCAGCAGGTTCGGCGGCTGGTTCTGCCGCCATGGACAGGCCCGTCAACAAGGCGAGCGCCATGGCCGGCACGGCCTTCAGAGGCAAAATCCAGCGCGAGAGATTAAGACTTGGCATGGGCATGACGACTGCAACGAGAGCTTAGTCTTCGGAGCTATCCACAGGCTGAGCTTCGTGCAAGTCATCCTTGCTGCCGCCGGGCGGCGCAATGTTCTGGTCGATGGCGCCGAAGATGCTCTGGCCGTCCTTGCCCTTCATCTCGATGCGGATGGTGTCGCCGAACTGCATGAACTCGGTCTTGGGCGTGCCGTCCTGAATGGTCTCTATGCAGCGCTTTTCGGCAATGCAGCTATAGCCCTTGGGCCATTCCATGCGCTTGTTCTTGCCGCTGCCGGTCTCCACGCCCTTGTTGCTCACCGTGCCGCTGCCCACGATGGAGCCGGCACGTACATTGCGGGTCTTGGCGATATGGGCGATCAGTTGGCCGAAGTGAAAAGTCATCTCCTCGCCCGCATCGCACATGCCGACCTTGCGGCCGTTCCAGGTGCTCTGCAGCGTCAGATGCAGGCGGCCGCTCTTCCAGGCATCGCCCAGCTCGTCCAGTGTCACGGCCACAGGGCTGAAGGCCGTGGCGGGCTTGCTCTGAAAGAAACCAAAGCCCTTGGCCAGTTCGCCGGGTATCAGATTGCGCAGGCTCACGTCATTGGCCAGCATGACAAGACGGATGCCGCCCAGCGCATCCCTGGCATCCGTACCCATGGGCACATCGCCGGTGACGACGGCAATCTCTGCCTCGAAGTCTATGCCCATGGCCGTGCTGGGCACGATCACATCGTCGCAGGGGCCGATAAAGTCATCGCTGCCGCCCTGGTACATCAGCGGGTCGGTGTAGAAGTTGGCCGGCACCTCGGCATTGCGCGCCTTGCGTACCAACTCCACATGGTTGATATAGGCCGAGCCATCGGCCCACTGATAAGCTCGCGGCAGCGGTGCCATGCATCGCCGGGGATCGAAGGGAAACGCGTGGCGGGCCTTGCCGCTATTGAGCTCGTACGACAGATCCTGCAACTGGGGGGCCATATAGCTCCAGTCATCCAGCACCTGCTGCATGCGGTTGGCAATGCCGGTGGCATAGCAGGCCTGGCTCAGGTCGCGCGAGACCACGATCAGTTGTCCGTCGCGAGAGCCATCCTTGTAGGTTGCCAGTTTCATTCTCTGTCCCTCTGCTCACGGCAGCGGTGCTGGCACAATGCCTGACAACGCTAGCCAAAATTACGATTGGTTAAATTGATTTAACTAAACAAAACACGATTCTATTGCAATGGAAAAGGAACGCGCAGGGATTCAGTCGGTCGAAGTGGGTTTCTCCCTCATCGAAGCGCTGGCGCAGGCCAGCGGCCCGCTGATGCTCAAGGATGTCGCCGCCGCCGCCGGCATGAGTGCCGCCAAGGCGCACCGCTATCTGGTGAGCTTTCAGCGCATCGGCCTGGTGGCGCAGGACGAGCGCAATTCGCGCTACGACCTGGGTCCTGCGGCACTGAAGATCGGTCTGGCCTCGCTGGCCCGCCTCGACCCGGTGCGTCTGGCGCGGGAGCGCATTCCGGCGCTGCTCGAGACCCTCAATCACACGCTGGCCATTGCCGTCTGGGGCAACCATGGCCCGACCATCGTGCATTGGGAGGAATCGGCGCAGTCTGTCACCGCCAATCTGCGCCTGGGCGACGTCATGCCCATGCTGGCCTCGGCCACGGGGCGCTGCTTCGGCGCCTGGCTGCCACGCGAGGCTACGGCCGCGTTGCTGGAGCCCGAGATCGAGCGTGCACGCAAGGCCAGACGCCAGGACCTGCCCCAGACCGAAGAGGCCGTTGCGGACATGCTGGCCGAAGTCCGTGCGCGCGGCACGGCCCGCGTGGTCGATACCGTGCTGCCGGGCATCGTGGCCTTCTGCGTGCCGGTCTTCGATGCCTCCGGCCATATCGTGCTGGGGCTTATGACCCTGGGCTCGCTGGCGACTTTCGACCCGGACTATGGTGGAGCCATCGACGCGCCGCTGCAGGCGGCCGCCCGCCAGCTCTCCAGCGATCTGGGCTGGCGCGCCGCTCCCGGCCACTGAAACCCGCAATCTCCGAATCACGCTCATGGGCCGCTCCCCTCAGGCAAGCCAGGCACGCAAGACACTGCTGCCCATCACCGGCTTGGTGCTGGCAGCCCATGGGCTGTTGCTCTGGGGCCTGCCCGAACTGAGCCCGCCGGACAAGGCAGCGGACGACCAGATCGTGATGGAGACGCGTATGCTGCAGGCGCCTCCTCCTCCGCCTGCACCCGCAGCGCCCAAGCCGGCTCCAACTCCAGCTCCGGCGCCTCAACCCAAGGCTGCACCCCGTGCGCCAGCGCCGACTCCTGCTCCCGTGCCAGCTCCCGTACCGGACGAACAGGAGTCGGCGTCAAATCCGCCTCCAACTCAGGAGCAACAAACGCAGGAAGCGCCTGAAACAGAAGCACCCGCCAATACAGGGCAGCCCGCTGCTGCTGCAGAGCCGGTTCCCGAGCCCATGGCCGAGCCTCCCGAAGCCAATGCTGCCGACACGGCCCGCCCCATCCAGGTCACGCCCGCAGGCAGCGCGCCGCTGCCGCCAGGCTCTGTACTGCCCGTCACCCTGCCCAATTCCGCCACGCTGGAGTTCAACGCCTCGGGTCAGGTCAAGGGTTTTCAATACTCGGCCGGCGCCCAGCTGCAATGGCAGCATGACGGCCAGTACTACCAGGCCAGACAGTCGATCAGCATGTTCTTGCTGGGCGAGCGCTCCCAGACCAGCGAGGGGCTGATCACGCCCAAGGGCCTGCAGCCGCTCAATTTCAGCGACAAGGGGCGCAAAACCCAGTCCGCCGCCTTCGACGTAGCCGACGGCAAGGCGCACTACAGCGGCGGCCAGACCGATGCGGCGATTGGCGATGGCGTGCAGGACCGCCTCAGCGTGTTTCTGCAGCTCTCGGCCCTGATGGCTGCCGCCCCCGAAAAATATCCGCCAGGCACACTGATAGAACTGACCACCAGCAGCGCACGCTCAGCCGTGCGCTGGCAGTTCCGCGTGGGTGCCAGCGAGGCGCTGGAGCTGCCATTTGGCAGCGTCATGGCGCTGCGTCTGGACAAGCTGCCCGGCAAAAGCAGCAGCGACCAGCGCGGATCGGTCTGGCTGGCACCGTCCATGCAATACCTGCCCGTGCGCAT
Protein-coding sequences here:
- a CDS encoding c-type cytochrome: MHILHRLCATGALALGLSGAVLAQSQGMKTQDVKNLQTLQSAAVLSISPADTQALMQNFSVVRPRFSQNGGETLYQAICQGCHMVKGEGAKGAGFYPALASNPKLAAAAYPASVVMNGLHGMPSFASKLSDEQIADVVNYVRSNFGNQYPDKLSAADVKPFRITP
- a CDS encoding RidA family protein; this translates as MSIPSIFKTATTAALLGAAVLLTGCAATTSGGGDVLRYKTPGSTFPIAAAVEIPTDARTVYLSGKVPPVVDKSKPAGDPAAYGGDTEGQTVAILKGLEEQLKGMNLGMSDVVKMQVFLVADPAKGNKMDFAGFMRGYTQFFGTAAQPNLPARSAFQIAALANPAWYVEIEVVAVRAAKPVK
- a CDS encoding MFS transporter, producing MPDNRKNASGSFAPLAIPVFAVLWAATVLGNIGSFMRDVASAWMVTELSSSPTAVAMIQTAATLPVFLLAIPAGVLSDILDRRRFLIAVQVLLGAVSGTLLVLAQTNTLTVEYLVALTFVGGIGAALMGPTWQSIVPELVPRSELKSAVALNSLGINIARAIGPAAGGLLLASFGAAAAYGLDVLSYVFVIAALIWWKRPKAEASALNEQFFGAFRAGVRYARASRELHVVLLRAAVFFLFASSVWALLPLVARRMLGGTAGFYGVMLGAVGAGAILGAVLLPKLRKRLDTDGLVLLASVVTAVVMAVLSLAPPQWAAVALMLVLGLGWIVALTTLNGVAQAVLPNWVRGRGLAIYLMVFNGAMALGSLGWGLIAGLLGLPVTLLIGAVGLVLVSLVFHRVKLPTGEADLQPSNHWPEPLLAEPVAHDRGPVMIQIEYRIAHQDLTAFFQAMQQVAEERRRDGAYAWGVAEHTGEPGRVIEWFLVESWAEHLRQHGRVSKADADLQAAALRYHQGPDKPVVHHFLALDTRSAQQETGFPSH
- a CDS encoding DoxX family protein, encoding MGEALRAAATAPWVQSLALLCLCVAYLQGGWYKARDFRGAVAEVKALGLTPAAPIAAAALVLQLAASALILTGWYRWLGALALAGFTVLAALLADRFWAAPQAERQRAANAFFEHWGLVGGMLLVAWHDLGGSHAG
- a CDS encoding amidohydrolase yields the protein MTQPSTPDLILFNGRFTTLDRSKPTATAVAVSQGRFSAVGSDREVLPLAGARTQRIDLGGRSALPGLIDNHLHLIRGGLNFNMELRWDGVKSLADAMAMLKAQVDVTPAPQWVRVVGGFSEHQFVEKRLPTLAELNAVAPDTPVFILHLYDRALLNAAALRAVGYTKDTPEPPGGQILRDSVGNPTGLLLAKPNASILYATLAKGPKLPRDYQVNSTRHFMRELNRLGVTGAIDAGGGMQNYPDDYDVIQELADADQLTIRLAYNLFTQKPKEEKDDFLRWTSTSQYKQGTDYFRHNGAGEMLVFSAADFEDFRQPQPELAPGMEGELEEVVRILAQNRWPWRMHATYDETIDRALNVFEKVNQDTPLAGLNWFFDHAETISEKSIDRIAALGGGVAVQHRMAYQGEYFVERYGAAAAEATPPVKRMLEKGVNVSAGTDATRVASYNPWVSLSWLITGKTVGGLQLTPQRNCLSRDQALRMWTENVTWFSNEQGKKGRIQVGQLADLIVPDRDFFACPESDIADTSALLTVVGGKVVYGVGAFADFDESAPPLAMPDWSPVRTFKGYGAWGVQEGAPLQSVMRNAAASCGCASNCNLHGHAHATAWSSKLPVADLKGFWGALGCACWAV
- a CDS encoding isochorismatase family protein, which translates into the protein MTNANANARPIAVAKPGAKLLNPHDHTLIMIDFQSQMAFATHSIDPVQLRSNAALVASAAAGFGASTILTTVAEKSFSGPMFEEVTAPFPGQSLLDRTSMNTWEDEAVIRKVNEIGKPRIVLAGLWTSVCIVGPALSALDQGFEVFVIADACGDISTEAHNRAMERMVQAGAQPITSLQYLLEMQRDWARTETYDMTTGIAKKLGGGYGIGITYAKTMFGAHEG
- a CDS encoding pirin family protein; amino-acid sequence: MLEVRPSNHRGRANHGWLQSRHTFSFGHYRDANQQGFSDLLVINDDHVSPGQGFGTHGHRDMEIFSYVLDGALEHKDSMGTGSVIRPGDVQVMSAGTGVEHSEFNHSAQDPVHFLQIWIVPAERGAAPRYQQVHVDDADKRGRLRLIIAPEGRDGTLAVRQDARVYAGLFDGEECAELDVGPERHVYVHVARGSLCVNGERLSEGDGARIRNAGALRFDQGEGAEVLVFDLRPRELPTL
- a CDS encoding LysR family transcriptional regulator, coding for MLKLSLEAIELVDTIARHGSFAGAAERLHKVPSTISYAVSKLEEQLGLNLFVRNGPRVSLTPAGEELLKEGRWLLAAARQLESRLRQIATGFETEVRLVHDSLIPTSALGADIQAFEALNSGTRLRIGSETLTGTWEALREGRADLIVAAGEGPAGGGHKAVAVGQLDFVFCVTASHPLARLGRPLARSDLLEHTAVVVGDGARSLTDRTVGLLTGQRRITVPSMQAKIECQAAGLGHGFVPRACVRVELETGVLVELAVEEPRPPETFWLAWRSDARGRAQQWWRERLSRPLLPGILPY